A single genomic interval of Salmo trutta chromosome 13, fSalTru1.1, whole genome shotgun sequence harbors:
- the LOC115206525 gene encoding 2-acylglycerol O-acyltransferase 1-like, whose translation MVKIEFAPLNIPLNRRFQTAAVLQWVFCFLFGAQCCFCVYVVIVLNGYWHVAALYALWLYLDWDTPQAGGRRSDWVRHWTVWKHFGDYFPIHLIKTCDLDPERNYLMGFHPHGILVAGAFGNFCTEYTGFRELYPGMTPYLHTLGIWFSFPFFREYLMSSGVVSCSKKSLTHVLSQKGGGNVSIIVIGGAAESLEARPGSLVLEALNRKGFVKIALRCGAHLVPVFSFGENDLFNQLKNPKGSLVRTIQEGMRKTLGFSLPLFHARGVFQYSLGFMPFRQPIYTIVGEPIVVERNVSPSSDEVDRLHGCYLGALAKLFEQHKAEYGILENQHLIFT comes from the exons ATGGTGAAGATTGAGTTTGCACCCTTGAATATCCCGCTCAACCGACGTTTCCAGACAGCTGCAGTTCTTCAATGGGTCTTCTGCTTTCTCTTTGGAG cgcagtgttgtttttgtgtgtacgTTGTGATCGTGTTGAATGGATACTGGCACGTGGCTGCTCTGTATGCCCTGTGGCTCTACCTGGACTGGGACACACCTCAGGCTGGGGGCCGCAGGTCTGACTGGGTACGCCACTGGACCGTGTGGAAACACTTCGGAGACTATTTCCCCATCCAT CTGATTAAGACATGTGACCTAGACCCAGAGAGGAACTACCTGATGGGTTTCCATCCTCATGGAATCCTGGTCGCCGGAGCGTTTGGGAATTTCTGTACTGAATACACAGGCTTCCGGGAGCTCTATCCAGGAATGACTCCTTACCTGCATACCCTCGGCATCTGGTTCAGCTTCCCATTCTTCCGGGAGTATCTCATGTCCTCAG GGGTTGTCTCTTGTTCCAAGAAGAGTCTTACCCACGTGTTGAGCCAGAAGGGAGGGGGAAACGTGTCAATCATAGTGATTGGTGGGGCGGCAGAGTCCCTGGAGGCCAGGCCTGGGAGCCTCGTCCTGGAGGCCCTCAACAGGAAGGGTTTCGTCAAGATTGCTCTCAGGTGTGG AGCTCATCTGGTGCCAGTGTTCTCCTTTGGGGAGAATGATCTGTTTAATCAGTTGAAGAACCCAAAGGGCTCCCTGGTCCGTACCATCCAGGAGGGCATGAGGAAGACCCTGGGCTTCAGTTTGCCTCTGTTCCACGCCCGGGGGGTTTTCCAGTACAGCTTGGGCTTCATGCCCTTCAGACAACCCATTTACACCATCG tGGGAGAGCCCATAGTGGTGGAAAGGAACGTGAGCCCCTCGTCTGATGAGGTGGACAGGCTGCATGGCTGTTACCTGGGGGCGCTGGCTAAGCTGTTTGAGCAGCACAAGGCTGAGTACGGGATCCTAGAGAACCAGCACCTCATCTTCACCTGA